In one window of Desulforhabdus amnigena DNA:
- a CDS encoding glycosyltransferase family 2 protein: MKTSSEAALSETPSESNSKAPGISVVIPLHNEAKTLEELYQRVKTTLEKQEKPWELVLVDDGSTDGTSKILDTLYERDPRVSVVHLRRNYGQTPALMAGFDHARGEYVVALDGDLQHAPEEIPNFIEKIEEGYDLVSGWRVSRSDALLTRTIPSRIANWLMAKVSGVQLHDFGTTFKGYRREVLSDIRLYGELHRFVPALSSLNGARIVEIPIKDMGRNEGKSHYGLSRTFRVMFDLLTVGFLLRYMTRPLHFFGKLFLACSGSSSLIGLFLLFRKVFSGVHLFQEHGPLTLLAAVLMLAGVQFLAIGLLGEILARVYFESQDKKIYAVRRLLRREE; this comes from the coding sequence GTGAAAACGTCATCTGAAGCGGCGTTGTCGGAAACACCATCGGAATCCAACTCGAAAGCACCTGGTATTTCCGTCGTGATTCCCTTGCATAATGAAGCCAAAACACTCGAGGAATTGTATCAACGAGTCAAGACTACCCTGGAAAAACAGGAAAAGCCCTGGGAGCTGGTTTTGGTCGATGATGGCAGTACCGACGGCACTTCCAAAATTCTGGATACTCTGTATGAAAGAGATCCACGGGTCTCCGTGGTTCACCTGCGTCGAAACTACGGTCAGACCCCGGCCCTCATGGCAGGATTCGATCATGCCAGGGGGGAATACGTCGTCGCCCTGGATGGCGACCTACAACATGCTCCCGAAGAAATCCCGAATTTCATTGAAAAAATAGAGGAAGGCTACGACCTTGTATCCGGCTGGAGAGTCTCACGTTCCGACGCCCTTTTGACCCGGACCATCCCCTCGCGCATCGCCAACTGGCTCATGGCCAAGGTATCCGGCGTCCAGCTTCACGATTTCGGCACCACATTCAAGGGATATCGTCGGGAAGTGCTCTCCGACATCCGTCTCTACGGGGAACTCCATCGTTTTGTTCCCGCCCTTTCTTCATTGAACGGCGCTCGCATCGTCGAAATCCCCATCAAGGATATGGGACGCAACGAAGGCAAGTCCCACTATGGACTCTCGAGAACATTCAGAGTCATGTTCGATCTCTTGACTGTGGGATTCCTTTTGCGTTACATGACCCGGCCGCTTCATTTTTTCGGCAAGCTTTTCCTTGCCTGCTCCGGCAGCTCCTCCCTCATAGGGTTGTTCCTGTTATTCCGCAAGGTCTTCTCAGGAGTCCATCTCTTCCAGGAACACGGCCCCCTGACGCTTCTTGCCGCCGTTCTGATGCTGGCCGGAGTTCAGTTCCTCGCCATCGGGCTTTTGGGAGAGATTCTGGCTCGCGTGTATTTCGAATCTCAGGACAAAAAGATCTACGCCGTCCGCAGGCTTCTCCGCCGGGAAGAATGA
- a CDS encoding phosphate-starvation-inducible PsiE family protein, with the protein MDELYSMQEPLIFKLKSIIRFAVRLLAILMTLVILWGVIDVAWVLYSHLMDPPFMMLTISDILDTFGAFMAVLIAIEIFINITVYLQDDVIHVKIVMATALMAIARKVIILDFSKISSDYIWATAALVLAMSLGYWLILKWSEHEETKIKRHLAKQTMAHADEAEDGGHQQVSRKQ; encoded by the coding sequence ATGGATGAGCTCTATTCCATGCAGGAACCATTGATCTTCAAGCTGAAAAGCATTATTCGCTTCGCCGTTCGGCTTCTGGCAATACTGATGACGTTGGTCATCCTATGGGGAGTCATCGATGTGGCATGGGTATTATATTCCCATCTGATGGATCCCCCGTTCATGATGCTGACCATCAGTGATATTTTAGATACCTTTGGTGCGTTTATGGCCGTTTTGATTGCCATAGAGATATTCATCAACATAACGGTCTATCTTCAGGATGACGTGATCCACGTCAAGATAGTCATGGCTACTGCCCTTATGGCCATTGCGCGAAAGGTTATCATCCTGGATTTTTCCAAGATCAGCTCGGATTACATCTGGGCCACGGCAGCATTGGTTCTGGCTATGAGCCTTGGCTACTGGCTCATCTTGAAATGGTCGGAGCATGAGGAAACGAAGATCAAACGGCATCTGGCAAAGCAGACAATGGCCCACGCCGATGAGGCTGAAGACGGTGGACACCAGCAGGTGAGCCGGAAACAGTAA
- a CDS encoding sigma-54-dependent transcriptional regulator — protein MRTSKLEQILSVKQTILIVDDDSHILEVLEARLTSADFQVLTATSGTEALEIIKDHPVNLMISDVRMPGMGGMDLFKEVHALYPELPVIFLTAYGTIPDAVSAVKAGAVDYLTKPFSGRDLLSKVNEILKRQTVMEPRKEKEAVPPKEAVPPLDQVLYTGKSPAMQELYDLIERIAPSDVNVLLLGESGVGKERVAHLIHERGPRREHPFVVVDCGSTPTGLLESELFGHVRGAFTHAIRDKKGLIEAADHGTLFLDEIGNISPEMQVRLLRFLEDRKIRRIGDLKEISVDCRVISATNVDLPEEVEAGTFREDLYYRLRVVTLKIPPLRDRKEDIPILAQHFIQSFCESHKLPPIKLPTETVKWLMEYPWPGNVRELKNALEGGVVLCRNGVLHPSDLHLSGLPHAPHRAAAPPPPESDSLSLEDSERHAIIRALQQAGWVQKDAAQLLGISRRAIHYKIKKYGIELSSKRAGGENPPAD, from the coding sequence ATGAGAACCTCAAAATTGGAGCAAATCTTGAGTGTGAAACAAACCATCCTGATTGTGGATGATGATTCTCATATTCTGGAAGTCTTGGAAGCCCGCCTCACATCGGCTGATTTTCAGGTTCTCACGGCAACCTCCGGGACAGAAGCATTGGAGATCATTAAAGATCATCCAGTAAATCTGATGATCTCCGATGTCCGCATGCCGGGAATGGGGGGAATGGATCTTTTTAAAGAGGTACACGCTCTTTACCCTGAACTTCCCGTTATCTTTCTCACGGCTTACGGAACCATTCCGGATGCGGTCAGTGCCGTCAAGGCCGGTGCAGTGGATTACCTGACCAAACCGTTCAGCGGGCGTGATCTCCTGTCGAAGGTAAATGAAATCCTCAAGCGGCAAACCGTTATGGAGCCCCGAAAGGAGAAGGAGGCGGTTCCACCTAAGGAGGCGGTTCCACCTCTGGACCAAGTGCTCTATACGGGCAAGAGCCCTGCCATGCAGGAACTTTATGACCTGATAGAACGGATCGCTCCGAGCGACGTGAATGTGCTTCTGCTGGGAGAAAGCGGCGTGGGCAAGGAGCGCGTGGCCCACCTGATCCATGAAAGAGGCCCCCGCCGCGAACATCCTTTTGTTGTGGTGGATTGTGGTTCCACCCCTACGGGGCTTCTTGAAAGTGAACTTTTCGGACACGTGCGAGGCGCTTTCACTCATGCCATCCGGGACAAGAAGGGCTTGATCGAAGCGGCCGACCACGGAACTTTGTTTCTGGATGAAATCGGAAACATCTCCCCTGAAATGCAGGTCCGCCTCCTCAGGTTTCTGGAGGACCGGAAAATACGCAGGATTGGAGATCTGAAAGAAATCTCCGTCGATTGCCGCGTCATTTCCGCCACGAACGTAGACCTGCCCGAAGAAGTGGAAGCTGGCACTTTTCGTGAAGACCTCTATTACCGCCTCCGCGTCGTAACGCTCAAAATCCCGCCGCTGCGCGACAGAAAAGAGGATATCCCCATACTGGCTCAACACTTTATTCAGTCATTCTGCGAGAGCCATAAACTCCCTCCTATAAAGCTCCCCACCGAGACTGTGAAATGGCTCATGGAGTACCCATGGCCGGGAAATGTTCGGGAACTCAAGAACGCCTTGGAGGGGGGAGTGGTATTGTGCAGAAACGGGGTGCTGCATCCCAGTGACCTTCATCTCTCGGGGCTCCCGCACGCTCCGCATCGGGCCGCCGCTCCACCACCGCCTGAAAGCGATTCTTTATCCCTGGAAGACAGCGAGCGACACGCTATCATTCGTGCCCTTCAGCAGGCCGGGTGGGTGCAGAAGGATGCGGCGCAGCTCCTGGGAATCAGCCGGCGCGCGATCCACTACAAGATCAAGAAATATGGCATTGAACTTTCAAGCAAGCGCGCGGGAGGAGAAAATCCTCCTGCGGATTAG
- a CDS encoding ArnT family glycosyltransferase: MVFRTKSFQCALLFVLWAAIYLGGLFRPAFFDDADTVHAEAVREMAASGDWITLKINNGIRYLEKAPFMYWMSALSVRLLGLSDGVVRLPVALFALFLTFLLYTLGNRFFGNRAAFYSALVYVTSLGPYAFTRILLPDVMLAFFIALAFYFYLRIVYDTVSPKKIARHLDPRNVGLFASVALAVLTKGLVGMVFVGTVIFAHILLTGRWEIFKRIQIFQGMVIFLLVAVPWHLIAGITNKGFLWFYFVNEHFLRYLGLRYPKDYDTVPLWLFWLLHLAWLFPWSTYFLGLRQIIPSTLRPKEASEQINQFLLLWILVILTFFSFSTTQEYYTFPTLPAFALLLGQVLARIDSPQGASEQRTASFAVAVLAGVGLIVGSGLFVLAWLGKGGAAAAGDVSSTLTVNPEQYALSFGHMLDLTPETFSRLSGLVYRTAFILLLGPLLALLATLRKRWSLSALCLALMMVGLLHSYSSGMVAFQPVLSSKGLAEVIQEQHQPGDMIFVNGVYERGSSINYYTHLQLSILNGHFGNLWYGSFFPDAPSIFYDDESFPKIWKSDQRVFLFSESGPLEAFLARHPDLEFRVLAEEGGKKVLVNW; encoded by the coding sequence ATGGTTTTTCGTACGAAGTCTTTCCAGTGCGCACTTCTTTTCGTTCTTTGGGCGGCGATCTATTTGGGCGGTCTGTTCCGTCCCGCTTTTTTTGACGATGCCGATACCGTGCATGCCGAAGCGGTCCGTGAAATGGCCGCAAGCGGCGACTGGATTACGCTGAAGATCAACAATGGAATCCGCTACCTTGAAAAGGCCCCTTTCATGTATTGGATGTCCGCCCTTTCCGTAAGGCTTCTGGGCCTTTCGGACGGGGTAGTCCGCCTCCCCGTGGCGCTTTTTGCCCTCTTTCTCACTTTTCTTCTCTATACCCTTGGAAACAGATTTTTCGGTAATCGCGCGGCATTTTATTCGGCCCTGGTCTATGTCACCAGCCTAGGGCCTTATGCCTTCACGCGAATACTTCTTCCAGATGTGATGCTCGCCTTCTTCATAGCGCTTGCCTTCTATTTCTACCTCAGAATAGTTTACGATACAGTTTCCCCGAAAAAAATTGCACGACATTTGGACCCGAGGAATGTGGGGCTTTTCGCTTCAGTTGCTCTGGCTGTGCTCACCAAGGGGTTGGTGGGGATGGTTTTCGTGGGAACAGTGATTTTTGCCCATATCCTTCTGACCGGACGCTGGGAAATCTTCAAACGCATCCAGATCTTCCAGGGTATGGTGATCTTCCTGCTGGTGGCTGTTCCCTGGCACCTGATAGCGGGCATCACCAACAAAGGGTTCCTATGGTTCTATTTCGTAAATGAACATTTCCTGCGTTACCTGGGATTGAGATATCCTAAAGATTACGACACGGTTCCCCTATGGCTGTTCTGGCTCCTTCACCTGGCATGGCTCTTTCCATGGAGCACCTATTTCCTGGGATTAAGGCAGATCATTCCCTCTACCTTGCGCCCCAAGGAAGCGTCGGAACAGATCAATCAGTTCCTTTTGCTGTGGATTCTGGTCATCTTGACCTTCTTTTCCTTTTCAACGACTCAGGAATACTATACGTTTCCAACGCTCCCGGCATTTGCTCTCCTCTTGGGGCAGGTGCTTGCCCGGATCGATTCTCCCCAGGGTGCATCGGAGCAGCGGACGGCTTCTTTCGCTGTGGCGGTGCTGGCGGGAGTGGGGCTTATTGTGGGCAGTGGATTGTTTGTACTGGCATGGTTGGGTAAGGGAGGGGCAGCCGCTGCTGGAGATGTGAGCAGCACCTTGACCGTGAATCCGGAACAGTATGCGCTCTCTTTCGGACATATGCTGGACCTCACTCCTGAAACTTTCAGCCGTTTGTCCGGCCTCGTTTACCGGACGGCCTTCATACTCCTTTTGGGGCCTCTCCTGGCTTTGCTGGCCACTCTCCGTAAGCGCTGGTCTCTGTCGGCCCTCTGCCTGGCCTTGATGATGGTCGGACTGCTTCATTCCTACAGTTCAGGCATGGTGGCATTTCAACCGGTGCTCTCATCCAAAGGTCTGGCGGAAGTCATTCAGGAGCAGCATCAGCCCGGGGATATGATTTTTGTCAACGGAGTTTACGAAAGAGGATCTTCCATCAACTACTACACGCACCTTCAGCTCTCTATCCTCAATGGGCATTTTGGAAACTTGTGGTATGGTTCCTTTTTCCCCGATGCCCCTTCCATTTTTTATGATGACGAGTCCTTTCCGAAAATCTGGAAATCCGACCAAAGAGTTTTCCTTTTCAGTGAAAGCGGGCCCTTGGAAGCTTTTCTCGCCAGACATCCGGATCTGGAATTCCGTGTGCTGGCGGAAGAGGGTGGGAAGAAAGTCCTTGTGAACTGGTAG
- the gatA gene encoding Asp-tRNA(Asn)/Glu-tRNA(Gln) amidotransferase subunit GatA, with protein MDLHSLTIHELRELLLRKEVSTTEAVTAYFERIESIDPLLSSFLTLMKDEALKEAQLYDDGRKDLAASPLAGIPLGIKDVICTKGFRTTCGSRILENFIPPYDGTVAERIYKAGAILLGKNNMDEFAMGSSTENSGFTPTHNPWDTERVPGGSSGGSAAAVAADLCAASLGTDTGGSIRQPASFCGVVGLKPTYGRVSRFGLVAFASSLDQIGPITKDVEDAALLLQEIAGYDPKDSTSVNLPVPDYRGALRQSIKGLRLGIPKEYFIDGIEPDVAASVQKAIETLKQLGAEIVEVSLPHTDYGVAAYYIIAPAEASSNLARYDGVKYGLRASNSKDLMSMYRQSRSQGFGAEVKRRIMLGTYVLSAGYYDAYYKKASQVRTLIRRDFLDAFEKCDAILTPVAPITPFKIGEKIDDPLQMYLSDAFTLPASLAGIPGISVPCGFSSGNLPIGLQILGPHFREDIILRIAHQFEQATEHHKMKPKLG; from the coding sequence ATGGATCTCCACTCCCTTACCATTCACGAACTCCGTGAACTACTCCTCCGCAAGGAGGTGAGTACCACCGAAGCGGTTACGGCATATTTCGAACGCATTGAAAGCATCGATCCTCTGCTGAGCTCCTTTTTGACCTTGATGAAAGACGAGGCGCTAAAAGAAGCACAGCTTTACGATGATGGCCGCAAAGACCTCGCCGCTTCCCCTCTGGCCGGTATCCCTCTCGGCATCAAAGACGTCATCTGTACCAAAGGATTCCGAACCACCTGCGGGTCCCGTATTCTGGAAAATTTCATTCCCCCCTACGATGGGACGGTTGCGGAACGCATCTATAAAGCCGGGGCCATTTTACTGGGGAAAAACAACATGGATGAATTCGCAATGGGCTCGTCTACGGAGAACTCCGGATTTACCCCCACACATAATCCCTGGGATACGGAGCGGGTTCCGGGCGGATCGAGCGGCGGATCGGCCGCTGCCGTTGCGGCGGATTTGTGCGCGGCTTCCTTGGGAACCGATACAGGCGGTTCCATTCGTCAACCCGCTTCTTTTTGCGGTGTCGTCGGCTTGAAACCCACCTACGGCCGGGTTTCCCGTTTCGGCCTGGTGGCTTTCGCGTCTTCCTTGGATCAAATCGGCCCCATCACGAAGGATGTGGAAGATGCAGCCCTTCTCCTGCAGGAGATTGCCGGTTACGACCCCAAAGACTCCACTTCCGTGAATCTGCCCGTCCCGGATTACCGCGGGGCACTCAGGCAGTCCATAAAGGGGCTTCGGCTGGGGATTCCCAAAGAATACTTCATCGATGGAATCGAACCCGATGTGGCTGCGTCAGTCCAGAAGGCGATCGAAACTCTCAAACAACTGGGCGCGGAAATCGTGGAGGTTTCCCTGCCTCACACCGACTATGGTGTGGCAGCCTATTACATCATAGCCCCAGCCGAAGCGAGTTCCAACCTGGCCCGCTACGATGGGGTCAAATACGGTCTTCGAGCCTCCAATTCCAAGGACCTTATGAGTATGTATCGCCAAAGTCGTTCCCAGGGATTCGGAGCAGAAGTCAAGCGGCGCATCATGCTGGGGACTTATGTTCTTTCTGCCGGCTATTATGACGCATACTATAAGAAGGCCTCTCAGGTGCGCACGCTCATTCGCCGGGATTTTCTGGATGCCTTTGAAAAGTGCGATGCGATATTGACTCCGGTCGCCCCGATCACTCCGTTCAAGATTGGCGAAAAGATCGATGATCCTCTTCAGATGTACTTGAGTGACGCATTCACCCTGCCGGCCAGTCTTGCGGGAATTCCGGGCATCTCGGTCCCCTGCGGCTTCTCATCAGGGAATCTGCCGATAGGCCTTCAGATTCTCGGTCCTCATTTTCGGGAAGACATCATTCTCAGAATTGCCCACCAATTCGAACAGGCAACCGAACATCATAAGATGAAACCGAAATTGGGATAA
- a CDS encoding sulfite exporter TauE/SafE family protein, with product MDWNLVMMVVYGVLVGVGASFTGLGGGFLMVPYLLFLGYSAQKSVGTSFLAILVISVSALVAHNKLANVDYKAGILLGIGGIIGAQVGARLVEHISTASFKKIFSAILVALAAYLFFKK from the coding sequence ATGGACTGGAACTTGGTGATGATGGTTGTCTATGGGGTCCTTGTTGGTGTGGGGGCATCCTTTACGGGTTTGGGGGGAGGATTTCTGATGGTCCCCTATTTGCTGTTCCTGGGATACTCGGCGCAAAAATCCGTGGGGACATCGTTTCTCGCCATTTTGGTGATTTCCGTTTCAGCCCTTGTCGCACACAACAAATTGGCAAATGTTGATTATAAGGCAGGTATATTGCTCGGCATCGGTGGCATTATAGGAGCTCAGGTGGGTGCGCGTCTCGTAGAACATATATCTACAGCCAGCTTCAAGAAAATATTCTCTGCCATACTGGTTGCGCTTGCTGCTTATCTCTTTTTCAAGAAGTAG
- a CDS encoding lipid-A-disaccharide synthase N-terminal domain-containing protein, whose protein sequence is MEKGLLALGFIAQGLFSARFLVQWIASERVGKSVVPLSFWFLSVAGGGLLLVYAILRRDPVFIVGQAGGLLIYIRNVCLIYKERFAKRESADEE, encoded by the coding sequence ATGGAAAAAGGCTTGCTTGCTCTCGGCTTCATCGCCCAAGGGCTTTTTTCGGCAAGATTCCTGGTGCAGTGGATTGCCAGTGAACGGGTGGGCAAAAGTGTGGTTCCCCTCTCATTTTGGTTCCTGAGCGTGGCGGGTGGAGGGCTCTTGCTTGTCTATGCCATACTGCGCCGGGATCCGGTATTTATCGTTGGACAGGCGGGGGGGTTGCTGATTTATATTAGAAATGTTTGTTTGATTTATAAGGAACGCTTTGCAAAGCGCGAAAGCGCCGACGAAGAATGA
- a CDS encoding HAMP domain-containing sensor histidine kinase — MKIKFGITIKFFLFYFVLISIFYGTIVILFIHIQQIMRISEDIVNKNYKISSASKKMIESLLWMAETESKYNLLKKEDYKTYFASAQKQFEENLTEVLFLEGTTADNQNPWKELFKDYVGQLPKGSENSEEVESSNILWIPEQVINDWIQRISKARMENEQQIESEMRTLNDRGQMAVRWGVVGLAFSALLGLLGIIFLTRSMSRPLRELLRGIHSVSRDGLREPIRIRTKDEFGEVAGAFNDMANRLKDEERMRSDFISMLSHEIRTPLTSIRESVNLIAEEVMGKINDRQRRFLEIASREIERICDLLNHLMQVSRLEAGAVPIRRQRFDPVSLVSGSIYRMTPAAEAKDIRIETQIPNNVPHALGDPENLQQVLLNLLGNAIKFSSPGSDIIVRIELDQDGDSKWLKFCVSDKGSGIPAEELPMVFHKYYRATGMRDQVDGVGLGLSISKHIIEAHGGTIWVESQLGQGSTFTFTLPIASEEEPG; from the coding sequence ATGAAAATAAAATTTGGAATAACGATCAAATTTTTCTTGTTCTATTTTGTTCTGATTTCAATTTTTTACGGCACAATTGTCATTCTGTTCATCCACATTCAGCAAATCATGAGAATATCTGAAGATATTGTGAACAAAAACTACAAGATATCCTCCGCTTCCAAGAAAATGATCGAAAGCCTGCTATGGATGGCGGAAACGGAAAGCAAATACAATTTGCTGAAAAAAGAAGATTATAAAACATATTTCGCGTCAGCCCAGAAACAATTTGAAGAGAACTTGACAGAAGTCCTTTTTCTCGAAGGCACTACGGCAGACAATCAGAATCCCTGGAAAGAGCTTTTCAAGGATTACGTTGGCCAGCTCCCGAAAGGTTCTGAAAACTCGGAGGAAGTGGAATCGTCCAATATACTCTGGATCCCCGAGCAGGTCATCAACGACTGGATCCAACGGATCTCCAAGGCAAGAATGGAAAATGAACAACAGATCGAATCGGAAATGAGAACCCTCAATGACCGTGGGCAAATGGCCGTAAGGTGGGGGGTTGTGGGGTTGGCATTCTCCGCCTTACTCGGTTTACTAGGGATTATATTCCTGACCCGTTCCATGAGCCGGCCTCTGCGGGAACTTCTTCGAGGAATCCATTCCGTTTCACGCGATGGACTGAGGGAACCCATCCGCATACGTACGAAGGATGAATTTGGTGAAGTTGCAGGGGCATTCAATGACATGGCCAACCGTCTCAAAGATGAGGAACGCATGCGATCCGACTTCATTTCCATGCTGAGCCACGAAATCAGAACACCATTGACATCCATCCGTGAATCGGTAAACCTCATTGCGGAAGAAGTCATGGGCAAGATCAATGACCGGCAAAGGCGTTTTCTGGAGATTGCAAGTCGTGAAATCGAGCGCATTTGTGATTTGCTGAACCATCTCATGCAGGTATCCCGCCTGGAGGCGGGAGCGGTCCCCATACGACGTCAGCGATTCGATCCCGTGAGCCTCGTCTCGGGCAGCATCTATCGCATGACACCCGCTGCCGAAGCGAAGGACATCCGGATTGAGACGCAGATCCCCAACAACGTTCCACACGCTTTGGGAGATCCCGAAAATCTTCAACAGGTTCTGTTGAATCTTTTGGGAAATGCCATCAAGTTCTCTTCCCCTGGAAGCGATATTATTGTACGAATAGAACTCGATCAAGATGGGGATTCAAAATGGCTGAAGTTCTGTGTTTCTGACAAAGGCTCCGGAATCCCCGCAGAAGAACTCCCCATGGTTTTTCACAAGTATTACAGAGCTACAGGAATGCGGGACCAGGTGGACGGTGTCGGACTGGGTCTGAGCATTTCCAAGCATATCATTGAAGCGCATGGGGGAACCATCTGGGTGGAGAGTCAACTGGGGCAAGGCAGCACGTTTACTTTTACCCTTCCGATCGCATCGGAGGAAGAACCAGGGTGA
- the gatC gene encoding Asp-tRNA(Asn)/Glu-tRNA(Gln) amidotransferase subunit GatC, translated as MNEKITREEVRHVAKLARLELSDQEETQMTEQMNQVLTYMDKLNELDTSKIPHTTHAIQLQNVFRQDEVQPSLDRKLVLANAPQTDGVSFIVPKVI; from the coding sequence ATGAATGAAAAAATCACGCGGGAAGAGGTTCGCCACGTTGCGAAACTTGCGAGACTGGAGCTCTCCGATCAGGAAGAGACTCAAATGACGGAGCAAATGAATCAGGTGTTGACTTACATGGATAAACTCAATGAGTTGGATACTTCGAAGATTCCTCATACAACACACGCCATCCAGCTTCAAAACGTCTTCCGCCAGGATGAAGTACAGCCGTCTCTGGATCGCAAACTGGTGCTGGCAAACGCTCCACAAACCGATGGCGTGAGTTTTATCGTTCCCAAAGTGATTTGA
- a CDS encoding phosphoethanolamine transferase: MFFFRSSYKCNWLAHFTFLIMISILYNWIYNYNFISLWGNDNILFISRNAIITYIITYAFYQTIAINRLLFSITTPIIFLLSSLSSYFINHYKMTNLSAQSIAFAAESNLEEASAFIGQDLITRVLTGLVISIVIICVYNRSRLQCKTWTKLKLILMSAIVSVSLALYYEFPSPLPLPFGIFEATLTYAKEQQRFKEMSQAKTDISNAGDLAQEGNEDITVILIIGESARSDHFHINGYPRGTSPNIEKLGVLSFKDVTSCGVSTRESVPCMMTRATPDDLDPSIGEKSFISVFKRLGFYTAWISNQRVMGDNDTPITSIAREAEYVYFGNKGSEFIYTKLLDEDLLETLDTCLNQPVPRKMIVLHTVGSHWFYENHYTDAFRLYTPVCTQKEPGNCTHEELINSYDNTILYTDHFIKDVIDRVSSTNSIVFYLSDHGESLGEEGRFGHGQAGGFLEQKKIPFLVWPSNRYMIENAEKLESLKAHLNSPLTHDNLFHSILDCAGIHSSIIDPGLSICR; encoded by the coding sequence ATGTTTTTTTTTCGATCATCATACAAGTGCAACTGGCTGGCTCATTTCACATTCTTAATAATGATATCCATATTATATAATTGGATATATAATTATAACTTTATTAGTCTTTGGGGAAATGACAATATATTATTCATTTCAAGAAATGCAATCATTACATATATAATCACATATGCTTTCTATCAGACTATCGCAATAAACAGGCTGTTATTCTCCATAACAACTCCAATTATATTCCTTTTAAGTTCTTTAAGTTCGTATTTTATAAATCATTATAAAATGACGAATCTCAGTGCACAGTCCATTGCCTTTGCCGCGGAATCCAATCTGGAAGAGGCTTCCGCGTTTATAGGCCAAGACTTGATAACGAGAGTTTTAACAGGCCTGGTCATTTCAATAGTTATCATTTGTGTCTACAACCGCAGTCGCCTCCAGTGCAAAACCTGGACAAAGCTGAAATTGATTTTAATGTCGGCGATTGTCTCCGTTTCCCTGGCGCTCTATTACGAATTTCCAAGCCCTCTTCCCCTGCCATTCGGCATTTTCGAAGCCACTTTGACGTATGCAAAAGAACAGCAGCGTTTCAAGGAAATGTCCCAAGCAAAAACGGACATCTCCAATGCGGGGGACCTCGCACAAGAAGGAAACGAGGACATCACCGTTATCCTCATCATAGGGGAATCCGCACGATCCGATCATTTTCACATCAATGGGTATCCCAGAGGAACTTCTCCAAATATTGAAAAACTGGGGGTTCTTTCATTTAAGGATGTCACATCGTGTGGAGTCTCCACGAGAGAATCCGTGCCTTGTATGATGACCAGAGCCACCCCCGACGATCTCGATCCATCCATTGGCGAGAAATCTTTCATTTCCGTTTTCAAGCGACTGGGCTTCTACACGGCATGGATTTCAAATCAAAGAGTAATGGGCGACAATGACACCCCGATAACCTCTATCGCCAGGGAAGCCGAATATGTTTATTTTGGAAATAAAGGGAGTGAATTCATTTATACCAAGTTATTGGACGAAGACTTGTTGGAGACTCTCGACACCTGTCTCAACCAACCGGTCCCCAGAAAAATGATCGTCCTGCATACGGTAGGAAGTCATTGGTTTTACGAAAACCACTACACGGATGCATTCAGGCTATACACTCCCGTCTGCACGCAGAAGGAACCGGGCAATTGCACCCATGAGGAACTGATCAATTCTTATGACAACACCATTCTGTACACGGATCACTTTATCAAGGATGTCATCGATCGAGTGAGCAGCACCAACTCCATCGTCTTCTATCTATCCGACCACGGTGAATCGCTGGGAGAAGAAGGCCGTTTCGGCCATGGGCAGGCCGGGGGATTTTTGGAGCAGAAAAAAATCCCTTTTCTGGTTTGGCCTTCAAATCGCTACATGATTGAGAATGCAGAAAAATTAGAGTCTCTGAAAGCCCATCTCAACAGCCCTTTGACGCACGACAACCTTTTTCACAGCATCCTCGACTGTGCGGGGATCCACTCCTCCATCATCGATCCGGGGCTCAGCATCTGCAGATAA